GAATGAACAGAACAGTTGTTAACGGAAGGGTTTTAATACTCCTATTTTAAATCAAAAAGAATGTAGAGAAACTCAATTATATCGAGTTTCTCTACATTCTGAGAGGAGCACCTTAGCTCCTCTTTTTGTTATTTAGATATAAGTGCAGATTATTCATTTTTTACTAATTTTGAATACACTTCGTTAAAATCGTTTATCGCATCAAAAGGGCTTATATTTCTATTTACATCAAATCCAAAAAGTTGGATAGTTCCGATTGCTGCGCAAATTATTAATTAACAGTGCAAGGAAAACGATTATCACGGAACCAATTAACACAGGCGTAAATAAATAGCTCCAGCTATAATGACCAAGCATAACAACAAGTGGGTCTGCCCCTGCTGGTGGGTGCGTCGTTTTTGTCAGCATCATCACGGCAATTGCTAATCCGACAGCTAAGCCGATTGCCCAAGGCTCATCGCCAAAAAAATGATAGGAAGCTAAACCTACGAATGTTGAAACAAAATGGCCGCCAATAATATTCCGTGGCTGTGATAACGGCGCGTTCCATAGCCCGAATGCCAGTACACAACTGGCACCAAATGGAGCCATTAACCACACTGCAGATGTCATTTTTGTTAAAAGAATTAAAGCGAAAATGGTTAAAAATCCTCCAATCAGTCCCGTTATTGCGTCCTTTACATTTATCTGTAAAGGGCTTCTTCCTTTTCCCTTCATCTTCGAAAAATAATGAATATGAAAAAAGCGTTTTTCTTTAGGCCTCGCTATTGATATACGGTCCAATATTACCCCTCCTTTTTTATATAATTAGACTTTACATGAAACAAACTAACCTGTCAAAATCTTTTTTATAGGTTAGTTTTAAACCCATAAAAAAACCAACTTTTATAATAAGTTGGCTCTTCATTGATCATCTGATTTCCGGTGTTGAAATCTGGCTACCTTTTTTCTATTCCCGCATATTTTCATTGAACACCACTTGCGTCTTCCGCTTTCATCGATAAATAACAGGACGCAATCATCATTCGAGCATCGCTTTAGTGATGACAGCTTATTTTCTACGATTAATGTTAATGTGTCAAAAGCAATATAAGATAGCAGGATATCTTCCGCTTCTCCAACAGGTATGGGAACCAGCTTTTGATCCATTAATTTATAAGTGAAAGGTGACTTTTGTATTTTATTTTCTAAAAAAGCGATAAACTCATCAGGAATCATATATCCATCTGCTATTAACTCAAATTGTTTTCTTAAAATAGTACGCATTTCTAGAATACCTACAAATACCTGTTGAATTCTCTCGTTGATTTTCAAGGATAGCTGATTATCCCAATATGAATTTTTCCATTCTATTACAGCAAGCCAGTCCAACACATCCCGTTCTGATAGTAATAAGTCTTGCCGTTGACCACGACTGACTAGTTCCGTATTCACTAAATCCAGAGAAAGATTACCTGATATAAGTGGAAATTTATTAGTTTCAGACATACGTTAATCACCCATTTCT
The DNA window shown above is from Peribacillus sp. FSL P2-0133 and carries:
- a CDS encoding CGNR zinc finger domain-containing protein is translated as MSETNKFPLISGNLSLDLVNTELVSRGQRQDLLLSERDVLDWLAVIEWKNSYWDNQLSLKINERIQQVFVGILEMRTILRKQFELIADGYMIPDEFIAFLENKIQKSPFTYKLMDQKLVPIPVGEAEDILLSYIAFDTLTLIVENKLSSLKRCSNDDCVLLFIDESGRRKWCSMKICGNRKKVARFQHRKSDDQ
- a CDS encoding HPP family protein, with the translated sequence MDRISIARPKEKRFFHIHYFSKMKGKGRSPLQINVKDAITGLIGGFLTIFALILLTKMTSAVWLMAPFGASCVLAFGLWNAPLSQPRNIIGGHFVSTFVGLASYHFFGDEPWAIGLAVGLAIAVMMLTKTTHPPAGADPLVVMLGHYSWSYLFTPVLIGSVIIVFLALLINNLRSNRNYPTFWI